A part of Maridesulfovibrio hydrothermalis AM13 = DSM 14728 genomic DNA contains:
- a CDS encoding glycosyltransferase: protein MPPQQTDMINMKILMVHFDPCIRVLKEILALKTRGVSIDVLCTNLNSNPSIRDHVDNVYYYSNLCDLRLFLDNKHTNWDIIHCHNAPNSFIAAAIDVCKHRPVIYDCHDMTSMRSNITKVEEELEEYCFKRSAAVIHVSEGIKKYASLKYGHNLSIVLPSFPSPNQVTLKRKAKLDGNHIVYLGGIVNSPDSKYSYRYYLPMFKTICDAGIHLHVFPAQKAPWKFLSEYITTLDHSSYFHRHTPLPYEELIEEISQFQWGFSGFNLDSITSKQSIDFLHNALPNKFFDYLLAGVCPVVINNDTAAEFAIKHRLGYKALNIEEFVNICRDKKPYSPIEDTSIIDMDVQIDKLIAVYRAVSTDTVKSRQPLTFSYETQPKKDIDFPTIPFLKLNSNDSCHSTLQMLLQYYTSGVWLHKEKNCYFSHTSCDTHAFYLSTFNTLYLNGDEEVINQIKQIADLLLGLNNQNYKGNFGWGLGAPYLNNLSSNKKNPPVSPANTCYTYTSSMVGLALLETFEITGEQRYLDACTQWRDSYLKNISFHPENGCCLYADNASYRTPEPIFIPNVTPLFMGFLSEYSRVSNSTKDHRLIRRLGGNFSKLKSNGNWTYSTGAKEDLLHLGMIAEGFYRSKSILQDELDSQSLISSMIDMMFQDVEVNLTSNCLGTSNWGPAWALYSFLLHKAPKEYIASGIEFLTNNPQMMLYSIRTASLYARFFSKLQSDPAIDLRTHG, encoded by the coding sequence ATGCCCCCTCAACAGACTGATATGATCAACATGAAAATTCTCATGGTACATTTTGATCCGTGCATACGGGTTTTAAAAGAAATTTTAGCGCTTAAAACACGCGGAGTCTCCATTGATGTATTATGCACGAATCTAAATAGTAATCCTTCTATAAGGGATCATGTCGACAATGTATATTACTATTCAAATCTATGCGACTTGCGCTTATTTCTTGATAACAAGCACACCAACTGGGATATAATACATTGTCACAATGCACCAAACTCTTTTATTGCAGCTGCAATTGATGTTTGTAAGCATAGACCTGTGATATACGATTGCCATGACATGACAAGTATGCGTAGCAACATTACCAAAGTAGAAGAAGAGTTAGAGGAGTACTGCTTTAAAAGAAGCGCAGCAGTTATTCACGTCAGCGAGGGAATAAAAAAATATGCTTCATTAAAATACGGCCACAACCTTTCCATTGTTCTCCCCAGCTTTCCGTCCCCAAACCAAGTGACATTAAAACGCAAAGCCAAATTAGATGGTAACCATATCGTGTATTTAGGGGGGATTGTAAATAGTCCTGACTCAAAATACTCTTATAGGTACTATTTGCCTATGTTTAAAACCATCTGTGACGCAGGCATTCATTTGCATGTATTTCCAGCCCAAAAGGCTCCATGGAAATTTCTTTCAGAATATATAACAACCTTGGATCATAGCAGTTATTTCCACCGCCATACCCCTCTACCTTACGAAGAATTGATTGAAGAGATAAGTCAATTTCAATGGGGTTTTTCCGGCTTTAACCTTGATTCGATTACTTCAAAACAGTCAATTGATTTTTTACATAATGCACTACCCAATAAATTTTTTGACTATTTGCTGGCAGGTGTTTGTCCCGTTGTAATTAACAACGATACTGCCGCAGAGTTCGCAATTAAGCACAGACTTGGATATAAAGCTTTAAATATTGAAGAATTTGTAAACATATGTAGAGACAAAAAGCCGTATAGTCCTATTGAAGATACGAGCATTATTGACATGGATGTGCAAATAGACAAACTAATAGCCGTATATCGAGCAGTTTCGACGGATACCGTTAAAAGCCGACAACCACTCACATTTTCATACGAAACTCAACCCAAAAAAGACATTGATTTTCCGACGATCCCCTTTTTGAAACTAAACTCAAATGATTCGTGCCATAGTACTCTTCAAATGCTTCTTCAATACTACACATCCGGCGTGTGGTTGCACAAAGAAAAAAATTGCTATTTCTCTCATACATCATGTGATACCCACGCATTTTACTTAAGCACCTTTAATACACTTTATCTTAATGGTGACGAGGAAGTAATAAATCAAATTAAACAAATTGCAGATCTTTTGCTGGGCTTGAATAATCAAAATTATAAAGGAAATTTTGGATGGGGGCTGGGAGCACCGTATCTAAACAATCTATCTTCTAACAAAAAGAATCCTCCCGTTAGCCCTGCCAATACCTGCTATACATACACGTCCTCAATGGTTGGTTTGGCTTTACTCGAAACGTTTGAGATAACAGGTGAACAACGTTACCTTGATGCTTGTACTCAATGGCGTGACTCTTATCTGAAAAACATCAGTTTTCATCCTGAAAATGGTTGCTGCCTTTATGCTGACAATGCAAGTTATCGCACTCCAGAACCTATTTTTATCCCTAATGTCACACCTCTGTTTATGGGCTTTTTGTCTGAATACTCCAGAGTTAGCAACTCTACAAAAGACCACCGCCTCATCCGACGTTTAGGTGGTAATTTTTCAAAACTAAAAAGTAATGGTAACTGGACATATTCAACTGGAGCAAAAGAAGATCTTCTTCACTTGGGTATGATAGCTGAAGGTTTTTATCGTTCTAAAAGTATACTGCAAGACGAACTTGATTCTCAAAGCCTTATTTCTTCAATGATTGACATGATGTTCCAAGATGTTGAGGTTAATTTGACTTCTAACTGCTTAGGGACTTCAAACTGGGGTCCAGCATGGGCCTTATATTCTTTTTTACTTCACAAAGCACCCAAAGAATATATCGCATCAGGAATTGAGTTTCTTACGAACAACCCGCAAATGATGCTATACAGCATACGAACAGCTTCACTATATGCTCGATTTTTTAGCAAATTGCAAAGTGATCCTGCTATAGATTTGCGGACACACGGTTAA
- a CDS encoding MerR family transcriptional regulator → MEYKNRYFIGDMSKICNISKKALRYYDKINLIPSHRHDYNNYRYYTYDALLAVPVIKYYKQMGFTLDEMKEFIEGNGTNVFKSIQKSFLSKIHELEEEQERLRRKHISVKDWYDLILEAEMVIDNDIRDVSIKFVDSAELLFLDQIFKNDIRDSIINLEFTKHVEDVNNEITGPVIIKFSSITDRIENTFQKIKILQKTIVPCSAENSYRFGGEMMVSCYHIGSHDKIHATYQKARRWAANNGYVLSKDSYERYVTDYWTTRNDSKFVTEILIKASRTRDVEH, encoded by the coding sequence ATGGAGTATAAAAATCGATATTTCATAGGTGACATGAGTAAGATTTGTAATATTTCAAAAAAAGCTTTGAGGTATTATGACAAAATAAATCTGATTCCCTCTCACAGACACGATTACAACAACTATCGTTATTACACATACGATGCACTGCTTGCTGTTCCCGTTATCAAATATTACAAGCAAATGGGATTTACCCTTGATGAGATGAAAGAATTCATCGAAGGAAACGGGACCAATGTATTCAAATCTATTCAAAAATCATTTCTCTCCAAAATACACGAGCTTGAAGAAGAACAGGAAAGACTCCGAAGAAAACACATCTCCGTAAAAGACTGGTATGATCTTATTCTGGAAGCAGAAATGGTCATTGACAATGATATACGGGACGTATCCATAAAATTTGTTGATTCAGCTGAGCTTCTTTTTCTAGACCAGATCTTTAAAAATGACATTAGAGATTCAATTATCAATCTTGAATTCACAAAACACGTTGAAGATGTGAACAACGAAATTACCGGTCCCGTAATTATTAAATTTTCATCAATTACCGACAGGATTGAGAATACTTTCCAGAAAATTAAAATACTGCAAAAAACAATCGTGCCATGTTCTGCAGAAAACAGTTATAGATTCGGCGGAGAAATGATGGTTTCCTGCTATCACATCGGATCGCACGATAAAATCCATGCAACATATCAAAAAGCCCGCCGCTGGGCAGCTAACAACGGATACGTACTCAGCAAAGATTCATATGAAAGGTATGTCACCGACTACTGGACCACACGTAACGATTCCAAGTTCGTGACAGAAATACTCATAAAAGCCTCTAGAACCAGAGACGTAGAACATTAA
- a CDS encoding BMC domain-containing protein: MRYQGEEALGLIETLGMVPAIGGADQMLKTADVKLVSYENIGSTLVAVMVKGDVAAVQAAVEAGSVAAAEIGQLTAKNVMPRPIRGVGDIVSVHGVDGGDDSNEGGPRPRAMGFIETFGIVFVLEAADAMMKAADVELVGYENVASGYISVLVQGDVAACKSAVEAGIKAVEAMDAEVYSSLVIPTPHPDLEKIMKIYAIENLLP; the protein is encoded by the coding sequence ATGAGGTATCAAGGTGAAGAGGCTCTGGGCCTTATCGAAACTCTGGGGATGGTTCCCGCAATAGGCGGCGCAGACCAGATGCTTAAAACAGCAGATGTTAAACTCGTATCATACGAGAATATCGGCTCAACTCTGGTTGCGGTCATGGTCAAAGGTGACGTTGCAGCTGTTCAGGCTGCGGTTGAGGCCGGTTCTGTTGCAGCTGCTGAAATCGGCCAGCTTACAGCAAAAAATGTCATGCCCCGTCCTATTCGAGGAGTTGGAGACATCGTTTCCGTGCATGGTGTTGATGGTGGCGATGATTCAAACGAAGGTGGTCCCAGACCCCGTGCAATGGGTTTTATTGAGACATTCGGCATTGTATTCGTTCTTGAAGCGGCTGACGCAATGATGAAAGCGGCTGATGTTGAACTCGTCGGTTATGAGAACGTTGCTTCCGGTTATATTTCCGTTCTGGTTCAGGGTGATGTTGCGGCCTGTAAATCAGCAGTTGAAGCCGGTATCAAAGCTGTGGAGGCAATGGATGCTGAAGTCTACAGCTCGCTTGTCATCCCCACACCGCATCCTGATCTTGAAAAAATCATGAAAATTTACGCAATAGAAAACCTGCTGCCTTAA
- a CDS encoding aldehyde dehydrogenase family protein: MIVDNDLLSVQQARIMAENAYEAQKKLAAFPQEKLDEIVEQLAKAVEEHAQELALMSHEETDSGKWKDKLIKNRFVCSQVCDHLRGMRCVGIIDEDHRKQTVDIGVPVGVVVALCPRTSPVSTTVYNTIIAIKSGNAVIFSPHPEAVKCIGRVLDIMIAAAEACGLPEGCLAYLETVAESGTLELMNHKSVSLVMVTGVPGMLQAARGTGKPVIYGGTGNGPAFIERSADIEQAVKDIIVSKTFDNGIAPSAEQSIVADSCIAQDVRKALQNHGGYFMSESEARKLAALFFTSDGQRRKGVSGKSAEVLARRAGFSIPESATVLIAERKYVCEADPYYREFLAPVLALYEEDDWMHACEKCIELLLHEKNAHSLVIHSRDKEVIRQFALKKPVGRLLVNTPATFGGMGVTTNLFPSMILGSASAGQGITSDNVSPMNLIYIRKVGYGVTQMEGVGSVDKSLGLISNKNQEYDDSSTAEAIRLILKKAIEAIDDPADR; this comes from the coding sequence ATGATTGTCGACAACGATTTACTTTCCGTTCAGCAGGCCAGAATTATGGCCGAAAATGCTTACGAAGCGCAAAAGAAGCTGGCTGCTTTTCCGCAGGAGAAGCTTGATGAGATTGTTGAACAACTGGCGAAAGCAGTTGAGGAACATGCTCAGGAGCTTGCTTTGATGTCTCATGAGGAGACTGACAGCGGAAAGTGGAAAGACAAGCTGATCAAGAACAGGTTTGTCTGTTCGCAGGTCTGTGATCATTTGCGTGGTATGCGCTGTGTGGGAATTATTGATGAGGACCACCGGAAGCAGACTGTAGATATCGGTGTGCCTGTCGGGGTTGTTGTTGCTTTGTGCCCCAGGACCAGTCCTGTTTCCACTACTGTTTACAATACCATAATTGCAATAAAGTCAGGAAATGCCGTCATTTTTTCTCCCCACCCTGAAGCTGTAAAATGTATCGGGCGGGTTTTGGATATTATGATTGCTGCTGCTGAAGCTTGCGGACTGCCCGAAGGATGTCTTGCCTATTTGGAGACCGTGGCCGAAAGCGGAACCTTGGAGCTGATGAATCATAAATCAGTTTCATTGGTCATGGTTACCGGAGTGCCGGGAATGCTTCAGGCTGCCCGCGGGACCGGAAAGCCTGTGATCTATGGTGGAACAGGTAACGGGCCGGCTTTTATTGAGCGTTCAGCCGATATTGAGCAGGCTGTCAAAGATATTATTGTGAGCAAAACTTTCGATAACGGAATTGCTCCCTCCGCGGAGCAGTCCATTGTTGCAGATTCCTGTATTGCGCAGGATGTCAGGAAAGCTTTGCAGAATCACGGCGGCTACTTCATGTCCGAAAGTGAAGCCCGGAAACTTGCCGCATTGTTCTTTACCTCTGACGGGCAGCGCAGAAAGGGAGTATCCGGAAAATCAGCGGAAGTACTTGCCCGTCGCGCCGGATTCAGCATCCCCGAAAGCGCGACAGTACTGATTGCTGAGCGTAAATATGTTTGCGAAGCCGACCCTTATTACAGGGAATTTCTTGCACCTGTTCTTGCTCTTTATGAAGAAGATGACTGGATGCACGCTTGCGAAAAGTGCATCGAATTATTGCTCCATGAAAAAAATGCCCATTCGCTGGTTATTCATTCCCGCGATAAGGAAGTTATTCGTCAGTTTGCACTTAAAAAGCCTGTCGGCAGGCTGCTGGTGAATACCCCTGCAACTTTCGGAGGTATGGGCGTTACCACAAATCTTTTCCCATCTATGATCCTTGGCAGTGCGTCTGCCGGACAGGGGATCACATCAGACAATGTATCTCCTATGAATCTTATTTATATAAGAAAGGTGGGGTATGGCGTTACGCAGATGGAAGGAGTCGGGAGCGTAGATAAATCTTTAGGATTAATCAGCAATAAAAATCAAGAATACGATGATTCAAGCACGGCGGAAGCAATTCGTCTAATTCTGAAAAAGGCAATTGAAGCTATCGATGATCCTGCGGATCGTTAA
- the cutC gene encoding choline trimethylamine-lyase, whose protein sequence is MDLQSFSNKLAAATKNLTPDERASLKKIFEGVSAEIFEKKITEPVAAAESVGIPEGPTERHVKLKELFLKHVPSITTHRARAITKIAKDNPGMPKALMRGKSFRYCCETAPLVIQDGELIVGAPNGAPRAGAFSPDIAWRWMKDELDTISTRAQDPFYISEEDKKIMTEELFPFWEAKSVDEYCEGQYREAGLWELSGESYVSDCSYHAVNGGGDSNPGYDVILMKKGMLDIITEAEEHLSHLDYENPEDIDKIYFYKSVIETATGVIIYARRMSEYAAQLAAKEADPKRKAELLKISEVNARVPAHKPETFWEAIQAVWTIESLLVVEENQTGMSIGRVDQYMYPFFKADLEAGRMTEYEAFDLAGCMLIKMSEMMWITSEDASKFFAGYQPFVNMCVGGVTREGLDATNDLTYLLMDAVRHVRVYQPSLATRVHNRSPQKYLEKIVDVIRSGMGFPAVHFDDSHIKMMLAKGVSIEDARDYCLMGCVEPQKSGRLYQWTSTAYTQWPICIELVLNNGVPLWYEKQVCPDFGPIESYDTYEKLEHAVKEMIKYITKWSSVGTVISQRVHREHAPKPLMSFMYEGCMESGKDVSCGGAMYNFGPGVIWSGLATYVDSMAAIKKLVYEDKKYTLSQMNEALKADFEGYDQIKADCLAAPKYGNDDDFADLIAADLVHFTEKEHRKYKTLYSVLSHGTLSISNNTPFGQLLGASANGRKAWQPLSDGISPTQGADYKGPTAIIKSVSKMANDSMNIGMVHNFKLMSGLLETPEGKSGIISLIRTACMLGNGEMQFNYLDNETLLDAQKHPEKYRDLVVRVAGYSAFFVELCKDVQDEIISRTMLSEI, encoded by the coding sequence GTGGATCTTCAAAGTTTTTCTAATAAGTTAGCTGCGGCTACAAAAAATCTTACTCCCGATGAACGGGCCTCACTTAAGAAAATTTTCGAGGGCGTATCCGCAGAGATTTTCGAGAAAAAAATCACTGAGCCTGTGGCTGCTGCTGAGTCTGTCGGCATTCCCGAAGGCCCGACAGAACGTCACGTCAAGCTTAAAGAGCTTTTCCTGAAACATGTTCCTAGTATCACCACTCATAGAGCTAGAGCAATAACCAAGATTGCTAAAGACAACCCCGGAATGCCAAAGGCGCTGATGCGCGGTAAGAGTTTCCGCTATTGCTGCGAAACAGCTCCTTTGGTCATTCAGGATGGTGAACTTATTGTAGGTGCTCCTAACGGTGCTCCACGTGCCGGTGCATTCTCTCCCGATATCGCATGGCGCTGGATGAAAGATGAGCTTGATACCATCTCAACCCGTGCTCAGGATCCTTTTTATATTTCTGAGGAAGACAAGAAAATCATGACAGAAGAGCTTTTCCCTTTCTGGGAAGCTAAATCTGTCGATGAATATTGCGAAGGGCAGTACCGCGAAGCAGGTCTCTGGGAGCTTTCCGGTGAATCTTATGTTTCCGACTGCTCATACCACGCTGTAAACGGCGGCGGTGACTCCAACCCCGGTTATGATGTCATCCTTATGAAAAAAGGTATGCTTGATATTATTACCGAAGCAGAGGAGCACCTGTCTCATCTGGATTACGAAAATCCTGAAGATATTGATAAAATCTACTTTTACAAATCCGTAATTGAGACCGCTACCGGCGTTATTATTTACGCCAGACGCATGTCTGAATATGCCGCGCAGCTGGCAGCTAAGGAAGCTGATCCTAAGCGTAAAGCTGAACTTCTGAAAATCTCTGAAGTTAACGCCCGTGTTCCTGCTCATAAGCCGGAAACTTTCTGGGAAGCTATTCAGGCAGTATGGACCATTGAGTCTCTTCTGGTTGTTGAAGAGAACCAGACCGGCATGTCTATCGGACGAGTTGACCAGTACATGTATCCTTTCTTCAAGGCTGATCTTGAAGCAGGGCGCATGACTGAGTACGAAGCATTCGACCTTGCAGGGTGCATGCTTATCAAAATGTCAGAGATGATGTGGATTACCAGTGAAGATGCCTCCAAGTTCTTTGCCGGATACCAGCCTTTTGTAAATATGTGTGTAGGTGGCGTGACCCGCGAAGGTCTCGATGCAACCAATGATCTGACTTATCTGCTTATGGACGCGGTTCGTCACGTACGTGTTTATCAGCCTTCACTTGCAACACGTGTGCATAACAGATCGCCCCAGAAATATCTGGAAAAGATCGTTGATGTAATCCGTTCCGGCATGGGTTTCCCCGCAGTCCACTTTGATGATTCACACATCAAGATGATGCTCGCCAAGGGTGTATCGATAGAAGATGCCCGTGATTATTGCCTTATGGGTTGTGTGGAGCCGCAGAAATCTGGCCGTTTGTACCAGTGGACTTCTACAGCTTACACCCAGTGGCCTATCTGCATTGAACTCGTTTTGAACAACGGCGTGCCTCTCTGGTACGAAAAGCAGGTCTGCCCTGATTTCGGTCCTATTGAGTCTTACGATACCTATGAAAAATTGGAACATGCCGTTAAGGAAATGATTAAATACATTACCAAATGGTCCAGTGTAGGTACTGTTATTTCTCAGCGCGTTCATAGAGAACATGCTCCGAAGCCTCTTATGTCCTTCATGTATGAAGGCTGCATGGAGTCTGGTAAAGACGTTTCCTGCGGTGGAGCTATGTATAACTTCGGCCCCGGCGTAATATGGTCCGGCCTTGCAACTTATGTTGACTCAATGGCTGCCATCAAGAAGCTGGTTTATGAAGATAAGAAATACACTCTTTCCCAGATGAATGAAGCTCTCAAAGCTGACTTTGAAGGATACGATCAGATCAAAGCCGATTGCCTCGCAGCACCTAAGTACGGCAATGATGATGACTTTGCCGATCTTATAGCAGCTGATCTGGTTCACTTTACTGAAAAAGAGCACCGCAAGTATAAAACTCTGTATTCCGTACTTAGTCACGGAACCCTTTCGATCTCCAACAACACCCCCTTTGGGCAGTTGCTCGGCGCATCCGCTAACGGACGTAAAGCATGGCAGCCTCTTTCTGATGGAATCAGCCCCACTCAGGGAGCGGACTATAAAGGCCCCACTGCGATTATCAAGTCTGTTTCAAAGATGGCAAACGACAGCATGAATATCGGCATGGTTCATAACTTTAAACTTATGTCCGGTCTTCTTGAAACCCCTGAAGGTAAAAGCGGTATCATTTCTCTTATCCGTACAGCATGCATGCTGGGTAACGGTGAAATGCAGTTCAACTACCTTGACAATGAAACTCTTCTGGATGCCCAGAAGCACCCTGAAAAATACCGTGATCTCGTCGTTCGTGTTGCCGGTTACAGCGCGTTCTTTGTTGAACTCTGCAAAGATGTTCAGGATGAAATCATCAGCCGTACCATGTTGAGCGAAATCTAA
- the cutD gene encoding choline TMA-lyase-activating enzyme — translation MIERKAQIFNIQKYNMYDGPGVRTLVFFQGCPLRCEWCSNPEGQLKQFQVLFKKDACINCGACVPVCPTGVHSISADGIHIVDRDVECVGCRRCEEACFQTALAIVGESKTISELVEIIEEDRAFYQTSGGGVTLGGGEVLAQPQAATSLLQACKQCGIDTAIETCGYARPEVIQKVAPFVDTFLYDVKHMDSERHREITGVHNEMILGNLIWLLENRHNVKIRMPLLKGINDGEAEILQLIELLKPYQDHKNFKGVDLLPYHKMGVNKYKQLGWKYPVEGDPKLSDADLERIENFIKKYDFPVSVVRH, via the coding sequence ATGATTGAAAGAAAAGCACAGATATTCAACATACAGAAATATAACATGTATGATGGTCCGGGGGTTCGAACTCTCGTTTTCTTTCAGGGGTGTCCTCTGCGTTGTGAGTGGTGCTCAAATCCCGAGGGACAGTTAAAGCAGTTTCAGGTTTTGTTTAAAAAGGATGCCTGCATCAACTGCGGTGCTTGTGTCCCAGTCTGTCCTACAGGCGTTCACAGCATCTCTGCTGATGGGATTCATATTGTTGACCGCGATGTTGAATGTGTGGGGTGTCGAAGATGCGAAGAGGCTTGTTTTCAGACAGCTCTTGCAATTGTAGGTGAATCCAAAACTATTTCTGAGCTTGTGGAGATCATCGAAGAGGACCGCGCTTTTTATCAGACATCCGGAGGCGGGGTGACTCTCGGAGGCGGTGAAGTCCTGGCCCAGCCTCAAGCTGCAACCAGTCTTTTGCAGGCATGTAAACAGTGCGGCATTGATACTGCTATTGAAACCTGCGGCTATGCCCGGCCTGAAGTCATACAGAAGGTGGCTCCTTTTGTTGATACTTTTCTCTACGATGTTAAGCACATGGATTCCGAGCGTCATCGCGAAATCACCGGTGTGCACAATGAGATGATTCTGGGCAACCTTATCTGGCTTCTTGAAAACAGGCATAATGTAAAAATCCGGATGCCCCTTCTTAAAGGGATAAATGATGGCGAAGCAGAGATTCTTCAGCTTATCGAACTCCTGAAACCTTATCAGGATCATAAAAATTTCAAAGGGGTGGACCTTCTTCCCTATCATAAAATGGGTGTGAATAAATATAAGCAGCTCGGCTGGAAGTATCCGGTTGAAGGCGACCCCAAATTAAGCGACGCCGACCTTGAGCGTATCGAGAATTTTATTAAAAAGTACGATTTTCCGGTTTCTGTGGTCAGACATTAG
- a CDS encoding BMC domain-containing protein: MSSALGFIETKGLLAAIEGADAMLKAADVSLLEKHLVGGGLVTITVAGEVSAVEASVDAAVAAISLISADALFSHHVIARHYDELDRIITTCAPASGQDEAEAVVKAAPDLEDMSEQVEKCEPIVQPEPEAGSGEEPAKDVETAPAAKPATPAAAITPAYRISEFKKMKISKIRQIARNLDGIPLTHEEIKKATKKNLIEVIINITRQIEE, from the coding sequence ATGTCATCAGCACTTGGATTTATTGAAACAAAAGGACTGCTCGCAGCCATTGAAGGCGCGGATGCCATGCTGAAAGCGGCAGATGTGTCTCTTTTGGAAAAGCATCTCGTGGGCGGCGGTCTTGTGACCATCACTGTCGCAGGCGAAGTCTCAGCGGTTGAAGCCTCTGTAGATGCGGCGGTTGCAGCAATCAGCCTTATCAGCGCAGATGCGTTGTTTTCGCACCACGTTATTGCGCGTCATTATGATGAGCTTGACCGCATTATCACTACTTGTGCTCCTGCTTCCGGGCAGGATGAAGCGGAGGCAGTGGTAAAAGCAGCTCCTGATCTTGAAGATATGTCTGAACAGGTTGAAAAGTGCGAACCTATTGTACAACCGGAACCGGAAGCGGGGTCTGGTGAAGAGCCGGCAAAGGATGTTGAAACCGCACCCGCAGCTAAGCCTGCAACACCGGCGGCTGCAATAACACCTGCGTACAGAATTTCAGAATTTAAGAAGATGAAAATCAGTAAAATACGGCAGATAGCCAGAAATCTTGACGGTATTCCTTTGACTCATGAAGAGATCAAAAAGGCCACCAAGAAGAATCTGATTGAAGTTATTATAAATATTACTAGGCAGATAGAGGAGTAA
- a CDS encoding acetaldehyde dehydrogenase (acetylating): MVDKDLLSIQEARSLVRAAKTAQAALADLDQKRINSIVKAISVAAYEQAEPLAALAVEETGFGKVQDKKAKNILASEKLYEAIKDMKTFGVLSNDEEKKIVEVAVPMGVIAGIIPSTNPTSTTIYKSIIALKSGNAIVFTPHPSAKKCIGKTVDIIRGVLHDCGVSEDLVSVMSVPTIQGSGELMKVADLILATGGPGMVKAAYSSGTPALGVGAGNVPAYIERTADIEDAVSKIFMSKTFDNGTVCASEQSIVTESCIAEKVKAAVIACGGYFLHGEDLTKVKAVMERANGSMNPDIVGRDACYIAKIAGISVPAGTRILVSDEAGIGPKYPFSKEKLTALLGFYVVEDCNEACEVCHALLENGGVGHSLAIHSRNEAVICEFGMKKPVSRLLVNTPSTHGAVGISTSLFPSFTLGCGTVGGSSTSDNVTPLNLMNVRRIAYDLGGTVPESEPVACKSDSIDVEKITAMIVEQLKQMV; this comes from the coding sequence ATGGTAGACAAGGATTTATTGTCCATTCAGGAAGCACGTTCCTTAGTTCGTGCTGCTAAAACAGCTCAGGCAGCTTTGGCAGATCTGGATCAGAAACGTATCAACAGCATTGTAAAAGCTATTTCCGTTGCCGCATATGAACAGGCGGAGCCTTTGGCTGCACTGGCAGTGGAAGAGACCGGATTCGGTAAAGTTCAGGATAAGAAAGCTAAAAACATTCTTGCCAGTGAGAAACTTTACGAAGCAATCAAGGACATGAAAACCTTCGGTGTGCTCAGCAACGACGAGGAAAAGAAAATTGTCGAAGTAGCTGTGCCTATGGGAGTAATTGCAGGGATAATCCCCTCCACCAATCCGACTTCTACAACTATATATAAGTCCATTATTGCTCTCAAGTCAGGTAATGCCATTGTTTTTACTCCTCATCCCAGTGCCAAAAAGTGCATCGGGAAGACTGTGGATATCATTCGCGGTGTTCTGCATGACTGCGGTGTTTCTGAGGATCTGGTCAGCGTAATGAGTGTTCCTACAATTCAGGGAAGCGGTGAACTCATGAAAGTTGCAGACCTTATTCTGGCAACCGGCGGTCCGGGCATGGTTAAGGCTGCTTACAGCTCCGGTACTCCTGCACTCGGTGTCGGTGCCGGCAACGTTCCCGCTTACATTGAAAGGACTGCTGACATCGAAGATGCTGTAAGCAAGATTTTCATGAGTAAAACTTTTGACAACGGAACTGTCTGCGCATCTGAGCAGTCTATTGTCACTGAGTCCTGCATTGCTGAAAAAGTAAAAGCGGCTGTCATTGCTTGCGGCGGTTACTTCCTGCACGGAGAAGACCTTACCAAAGTCAAGGCTGTGATGGAGCGTGCCAACGGCTCTATGAATCCTGACATTGTCGGCCGTGATGCCTGTTATATTGCCAAAATTGCAGGGATCAGCGTTCCGGCAGGAACTCGTATTCTCGTTTCTGATGAAGCTGGAATCGGTCCTAAATATCCTTTTTCCAAGGAAAAGCTTACTGCACTTCTCGGCTTTTATGTTGTCGAAGATTGTAATGAAGCTTGCGAAGTCTGCCATGCACTTCTGGAGAACGGCGGTGTGGGTCACTCTCTTGCTATCCATTCCCGCAATGAAGCTGTCATTTGCGAATTCGGTATGAAAAAGCCTGTATCCAGACTGCTGGTGAACACACCTTCCACTCACGGTGCGGTGGGTATTTCCACCTCTCTGTTTCCTTCATTCACACTGGGGTGCGGTACTGTCGGCGGAAGTTCAACTTCCGACAATGTTACTCCGCTTAACCTGATGAACGTGAGAAGAATTGCATACGATCTCGGAGGCACAGTTCCTGAGTCTGAGCCGGTTGCCTGCAAGTCCGATTCTATTGATGTGGAAAAGATCACTGCCATGATCGTCGAACAGCTCAAACAGATGGTATAA